A section of the Agarivorans litoreus genome encodes:
- a CDS encoding DoxX family protein, protein MMNLLQQLSQPTARVFLALIFILSGYGKIAAYAGTQGYMEAMGVPGALLPLVIALELLGGLAILLGWKTRPVAFLLAGFSLLSGLLFHFNPGDQMQMIMLMKNIAIAGGFLLLVAHGGGAYSLDKRSA, encoded by the coding sequence ATGATGAATTTACTACAACAACTCAGCCAGCCTACTGCACGAGTATTTTTAGCGCTGATTTTTATTCTTTCTGGCTACGGGAAAATTGCAGCTTACGCCGGAACTCAAGGTTATATGGAAGCCATGGGAGTACCGGGCGCGTTGTTACCTTTGGTTATTGCCTTGGAGCTGCTAGGGGGCTTGGCAATATTACTAGGCTGGAAAACTCGCCCAGTGGCGTTTTTGCTAGCAGGCTTTAGTTTGCTGTCGGGTTTGTTGTTTCACTTTAACCCTGGCGATCAAATGCAAATGATTATGCTGATGAAAAACATTGCCATAGCTGGTGGGTTCTTATTATTGGTGGCCCATGGTGGCGGCGCATATTCGCTAGATAAACGCAGTGCATAG
- a CDS encoding pirin family protein, giving the protein MTSLKQLQQVVAGQATSDGAGVKLTRMLGNSQLRHLDPFLMLDCFESDKPDDYLAGFPEHPHRGFQTVTYILNGRMRHKDNAGHESVIEAGGVQWMNAGRGVIHSEMPEQQDGLLKGFQLWVNLAAEHKMSAPDYQELSAEQIPLSQDEQGNVIRVVAGELPNGTVGAVQTSHTAASFLDISLVAGAKVNLDLPSHHHGFVYVIEGEVTVADNPQTIAAYHLGVLSEGEQLLLQSQHASRVLVVTGEPLNEPIAWGGPFVMNTREQVLQAFDDFQNNKF; this is encoded by the coding sequence ATGACTAGCTTAAAACAGTTACAACAAGTGGTGGCCGGTCAGGCCACCAGCGATGGAGCAGGCGTAAAGCTCACCAGGATGCTGGGCAATAGTCAGCTGCGTCATCTAGACCCATTCTTGATGTTAGATTGCTTTGAGTCTGACAAACCCGATGATTATTTAGCGGGTTTTCCAGAGCATCCACATCGTGGTTTTCAAACGGTTACTTATATTCTTAATGGTCGGATGCGCCATAAAGACAATGCTGGCCACGAAAGCGTAATTGAAGCGGGTGGCGTGCAATGGATGAATGCTGGGCGCGGAGTGATTCACTCAGAAATGCCCGAGCAACAAGATGGCTTACTTAAAGGTTTTCAACTGTGGGTGAACTTAGCCGCAGAGCACAAAATGTCGGCGCCAGATTATCAAGAGCTGAGCGCCGAGCAAATACCACTGAGCCAAGATGAGCAAGGCAACGTAATAAGAGTAGTTGCCGGAGAGCTGCCTAACGGAACCGTTGGCGCGGTGCAAACTAGCCACACTGCAGCTAGCTTTTTAGATATTAGTTTGGTGGCAGGGGCAAAGGTTAATCTAGATTTACCTTCTCATCATCACGGTTTTGTTTACGTGATTGAGGGGGAAGTAACGGTTGCCGATAACCCGCAGACTATTGCCGCTTATCACTTGGGCGTGCTTAGCGAAGGCGAACAACTGTTGCTACAAAGCCAGCATGCTAGCCGCGTGCTAGTTGTAACGGGCGAGCCCCTTAACGAGCCAATAGCTTGGGGTGGTCCCTTTGTTATGAATACTCGAGAGCAAGTATTACAAGCATTTGACGATTTTCAGAATAATAAATTTTAG
- a CDS encoding YehS family protein, whose product MTNNDILRRLRYCFNFNDNKMIAIFAQAELTVSRAEVSDWLKKDDDAAYRNLNDRTLAIFLNGLINEKRGKREGPQPEPEKRLNNNLILMKLKIALNLKAEDMLEVLGLTGFQLSKHELSAFFRKPDHKHYRLCKDQIMRNFLHGMQLKYRANPDEAPDFEWDEE is encoded by the coding sequence ATGACTAATAACGATATTCTTCGTCGTCTTCGCTACTGTTTTAATTTTAATGATAACAAGATGATTGCTATTTTTGCGCAAGCTGAGTTAACAGTGAGCCGCGCAGAAGTGAGTGATTGGTTGAAAAAAGATGATGACGCCGCTTATCGCAATCTTAACGATAGAACCTTAGCAATTTTTCTTAACGGCTTAATCAACGAAAAACGCGGTAAACGTGAAGGCCCGCAACCCGAGCCAGAAAAGCGCCTAAACAATAATCTTATTTTGATGAAGCTAAAGATTGCTTTAAACCTCAAAGCAGAAGATATGCTAGAGGTACTAGGGCTAACCGGTTTTCAGCTAAGCAAACATGAATTAAGTGCTTTTTTCCGCAAACCCGATCATAAGCATTACCGCCTGTGTAAAGATCAAATCATGCGTAACTTCTTGCATGGCATGCAGCTTAAATACCGCGCTAATCCAGACGAAGCCCCTGATTTTGAGTGGGACGAAGAGTAG
- a CDS encoding LEA type 2 family protein yields MQLALKTLILSASLWLIACSSMVPNDPPKVNLVSVVPTAGDSMTPSFDINLRVVNPNKQTLSLAGAVYTLSLNGHEIVTGATSDLPEVPGYGEANFTLPAQANLIATFRLLSSFVALKSPELDYQVDVKLDIGSLWPAVNLSEKGTFKLEDLGQQISSSVQAL; encoded by the coding sequence ATGCAGCTTGCACTAAAAACTCTTATTCTATCTGCCAGCTTATGGCTTATCGCCTGTAGCAGCATGGTTCCTAACGACCCGCCTAAAGTAAACTTGGTATCGGTAGTGCCTACCGCAGGTGACAGCATGACACCAAGCTTCGATATTAATTTACGGGTGGTTAACCCCAATAAACAAACACTCAGCTTAGCTGGGGCAGTATATACCTTGTCACTAAACGGCCATGAAATCGTCACTGGTGCCACCAGCGATTTACCCGAAGTGCCCGGTTATGGCGAGGCCAACTTTACCTTGCCTGCCCAAGCCAACTTAATTGCTACCTTCCGCCTGTTAAGCTCGTTTGTTGCCTTAAAAAGCCCTGAGTTAGATTATCAGGTAGATGTAAAACTGGACATTGGAAGCTTGTGGCCGGCGGTAAACCTTAGCGAGAAGGGCACATTTAAGTTAGAAGATCTTGGCCAGCAAATAAGCTCAAGTGTTCAGGCACTATAA
- a CDS encoding LysR family transcriptional regulator, which translates to MAIGQLEEMQIFVRVVEAGSISRAAEQLGVAKSVVSRRLSALEKRLGSNLMQRTTRRLSLSDAGQQFYQRSLGIIDEVDQLNQDASCQEQTLTGSLHIAVPLSFGQAHLSSAFDAFMQLHPQLKLKVSLADSQHDLVAEGIDLALRIAELKDSSLKAKKITPINFALVASPAYLAKHGRPTKPEQLSQHQVLHYSLRGAASWQLSDNKGQVHQVAYQPHISANNGDFLQDLAIAGHGIAHTPSFIAWQAIAKGQLEIVLPEYKLPALHAWAVYPNTRYLPHRSRVMIDFLAQRFGLNPYWDQALSRYLKC; encoded by the coding sequence ATGGCGATAGGACAGCTCGAAGAAATGCAGATTTTTGTGCGGGTGGTCGAGGCAGGCAGCATTAGCCGTGCGGCTGAACAGTTAGGAGTCGCTAAATCGGTGGTGAGTCGGCGTTTAAGTGCCTTGGAAAAGCGCCTAGGCAGCAACCTAATGCAACGGACCACGCGTCGCCTAAGTTTAAGCGACGCTGGCCAACAGTTTTATCAACGAAGTCTAGGCATTATTGACGAGGTTGATCAGCTAAACCAAGACGCTAGCTGCCAAGAACAAACCTTAACTGGCAGCTTACATATTGCGGTGCCCTTATCCTTTGGCCAAGCGCACTTAAGCAGCGCTTTTGATGCATTTATGCAACTGCACCCACAACTTAAACTTAAGGTAAGCTTGGCCGACAGCCAACATGATTTAGTGGCAGAAGGCATCGATTTAGCGCTGCGCATTGCCGAGCTGAAAGACTCCAGCCTTAAGGCAAAAAAAATTACCCCTATCAATTTTGCCTTAGTGGCCTCTCCGGCCTACCTTGCCAAACATGGCCGTCCCACCAAGCCAGAACAACTTAGCCAACACCAAGTACTGCATTACAGCTTACGCGGCGCTGCCAGTTGGCAATTAAGTGATAATAAAGGGCAAGTTCACCAAGTGGCTTATCAACCGCATATTAGCGCCAACAATGGTGATTTTTTGCAAGACTTAGCCATTGCCGGGCACGGCATTGCCCACACACCGAGTTTTATTGCTTGGCAAGCCATCGCAAAAGGACAGCTAGAGATAGTGCTGCCCGAGTATAAATTACCCGCATTGCACGCTTGGGCGGTTTATCCCAATACCCGCTACTTGCCACACCGCAGCCGAGTAATGATAGATTTTTTAGCCCAGCGTTTTGGTTTAAACCCTTATTGGGATCAAGCCTTAAGTCGCTATTTAAAGTGCTAA
- a CDS encoding NfeD family protein, which translates to MAELFANHIPQLMIAFGIILLAIEVVIIGFATFILFFIGLSLVITGSLVWLNVLPETWNSILLANAVMSSLLAGVLWKPMRKLQNSADNKQVSSDFDGHRFFCEQDIDKRGLSSYKHSGISWTLKSEQTIAAGSEVEVIRAEVGTFWVEAVEPSNT; encoded by the coding sequence ATGGCAGAACTGTTTGCTAACCACATACCTCAGTTAATGATTGCCTTCGGCATCATCTTGCTTGCCATTGAAGTGGTGATCATCGGTTTTGCCACCTTCATCTTGTTTTTTATTGGCTTGTCCTTAGTCATTACTGGCTCATTGGTTTGGTTAAATGTACTACCAGAAACCTGGAATAGTATTCTATTAGCCAACGCCGTTATGAGCAGCTTACTGGCCGGTGTATTGTGGAAGCCGATGCGTAAGCTACAAAATAGTGCTGATAACAAACAAGTAAGCAGCGACTTTGATGGGCACCGTTTTTTTTGCGAACAAGACATCGATAAACGTGGTTTAAGCAGCTATAAGCACTCTGGCATTAGCTGGACCTTAAAAAGTGAGCAAACCATTGCTGCTGGTAGCGAAGTAGAGGTGATTCGCGCTGAAGTAGGCACCTTTTGGGTGGAAGCGGTAGAACCAAGCAATACTTAG
- a CDS encoding peptidylprolyl isomerase — protein MAKAQARAQHIIVSSEKKALEILEKLNKGSSFEAMALRFSSCPSAKQGGDLGEFAKGDMVKSFDKAVFSGPLNEVIGPVKTQFGFHLIKVNERWS, from the coding sequence ATGGCAAAAGCACAGGCGCGAGCTCAACACATTATTGTTAGTTCAGAAAAAAAAGCCTTGGAAATACTAGAAAAGTTAAACAAAGGCTCTAGCTTTGAGGCGATGGCGTTACGTTTTTCGTCATGCCCTTCTGCTAAGCAAGGTGGCGATTTAGGCGAGTTTGCTAAAGGTGATATGGTGAAAAGCTTTGATAAAGCGGTGTTCTCTGGCCCCTTAAATGAAGTAATAGGGCCAGTTAAAACACAGTTTGGTTTTCACTTAATTAAAGTGAATGAGCGCTGGAGCTAA
- a CDS encoding glutathione S-transferase family protein gives MGLLVDGKWQDKWYDTKQTKGRFVRSESQFRNWVTADGSAGPSGKAGFKAEAGRYHLYVSHACPWANRTMIFRKLKGLEDMIDYSVVHWLMGENGWTFAPGEGVVSDPINSAEFLHQVYTAADANYSGRVTVPILWDKQQQTIVSNESADIIRMFNSAFDDLGAKQGDYYPEALREEIDALNQRVYDTVNNGVYKAGFATSQEAYQEAVFPLFESLDFLEHILSNNRYLLGDQLTEADWRLFTTLIRFDAVYVGHFKCNLKRIVDYPNIDGYMRELYQIDGVAETINFDHIKRHYYESHGTINPTGIVPVGPVLQLDKPHNRG, from the coding sequence GTGGGATTATTAGTTGATGGAAAATGGCAAGACAAGTGGTACGACACTAAACAAACTAAAGGCCGGTTTGTGCGTAGCGAATCGCAGTTTCGTAATTGGGTAACTGCCGACGGTAGCGCCGGGCCAAGTGGTAAAGCCGGGTTTAAAGCCGAAGCTGGTCGCTACCATCTTTATGTGTCTCATGCTTGTCCTTGGGCTAATCGCACCATGATATTTCGCAAGCTTAAGGGCTTGGAGGATATGATTGATTATTCGGTAGTGCATTGGCTTATGGGGGAAAATGGTTGGACATTCGCGCCTGGTGAAGGCGTAGTAAGTGACCCCATCAATAGCGCTGAATTTTTACATCAAGTGTATACCGCAGCTGATGCTAACTACTCTGGTCGAGTGACGGTGCCAATTTTATGGGACAAGCAACAGCAAACCATTGTATCTAACGAGTCTGCCGACATCATTCGTATGTTCAACTCAGCCTTTGATGATCTTGGGGCCAAGCAAGGTGACTACTACCCAGAAGCGCTACGCGAAGAGATTGATGCTCTTAATCAGCGTGTTTACGACACCGTTAACAATGGCGTGTATAAAGCGGGCTTTGCAACTAGCCAAGAAGCCTACCAAGAAGCCGTATTCCCCTTGTTTGAGAGCTTAGATTTTTTAGAGCACATTTTGTCAAACAATCGTTATTTATTGGGTGATCAACTCACCGAGGCTGATTGGCGTTTATTCACCACCTTGATTCGTTTTGATGCGGTGTATGTCGGGCATTTTAAATGCAACTTAAAGCGAATAGTTGATTACCCAAATATCGATGGCTACATGCGCGAGCTTTATCAAATCGATGGCGTGGCAGAAACCATCAATTTTGACCATATTAAGCGTCATTACTACGAGAGCCACGGCACCATCAATCCTACTGGTATCGTGCCTGTTGGGCCAGTTCTACAGTTAGACAAACCTCATAATCGTGGCTAA
- a CDS encoding M20 family peptidase — protein sequence MTQQTKLFTGIASIFALSASLSVWATEEQDFSSMQMQGVEQVEVKVDIDGAAQRLSQAVQFATISNQDRSDFDEAAFNNYHDFLVKSYPLVHKTLKRELVGDPRPFSLIYTWEGKDPSLPPAIFMAHQDVVPIAEESRDQWEVEPFSGEIKDGYIWGRGSLDDKNQIHAILEAAEMKIKEGFQPERTILFVFGHDEEVGGPEGAKHAADIVEQRYDKVAFVIDESAPLTPGIFPGIRENTALIGIAQKGFVSLEIAIHGVGGHSSQPAGESNIVALAKAVEKVEAAQFPYKIHDAVRYQYRFMGPELPEDQQPMYKAVAYGDNDSISDLEQKFIDVMSQNQVTRAMLHTTTAVTMFNAGIKDNVLPPAATAVVNFRPMPGDSPEVIIEHVKKAINDDRITVRDISASTPATNVADPNGEGYKMLEKTIRQIWGNDLIVSPFFVIGGSDSKHFQARDFAPDVYTITALQLENVKEFEGFHGVNERILVDEYARSIGFFYKLMDNLETL from the coding sequence ATGACACAGCAAACTAAGCTTTTTACTGGCATCGCCTCAATATTTGCTCTTTCAGCAAGTCTTTCTGTTTGGGCTACCGAAGAGCAGGATTTTAGCTCAATGCAAATGCAAGGCGTTGAGCAAGTGGAAGTGAAGGTCGATATAGATGGGGCTGCGCAGCGACTTTCTCAGGCTGTGCAATTTGCTACTATTTCGAATCAAGACCGCAGTGATTTTGATGAAGCCGCATTCAATAACTATCATGACTTCTTAGTTAAATCTTATCCTTTAGTTCATAAAACACTTAAGCGTGAGTTAGTGGGTGACCCTCGCCCATTCAGCTTAATTTACACATGGGAAGGCAAAGATCCATCATTGCCACCAGCCATTTTTATGGCTCATCAGGATGTAGTACCGATTGCCGAGGAATCTCGTGATCAATGGGAAGTGGAGCCTTTCTCTGGTGAAATCAAAGATGGTTATATTTGGGGGCGTGGATCTCTGGATGACAAAAACCAGATTCATGCGATTTTAGAAGCCGCTGAAATGAAGATTAAAGAAGGTTTTCAACCTGAGCGCACTATCTTATTTGTGTTTGGTCACGATGAAGAAGTAGGTGGTCCCGAAGGGGCTAAGCATGCTGCGGATATCGTTGAGCAGCGTTATGACAAGGTTGCCTTTGTCATTGACGAATCGGCGCCTCTTACTCCGGGAATCTTCCCTGGCATTCGTGAAAATACAGCCTTGATCGGTATTGCGCAAAAGGGTTTTGTTAGTCTTGAAATTGCAATTCATGGTGTGGGTGGTCACTCATCACAACCTGCTGGTGAGTCGAACATTGTGGCTCTGGCTAAAGCGGTTGAAAAAGTCGAGGCGGCACAATTTCCATACAAAATTCATGATGCAGTTCGCTATCAGTACCGCTTTATGGGACCAGAGTTACCTGAAGACCAGCAGCCAATGTATAAAGCTGTGGCTTATGGTGACAACGATTCGATCAGCGACCTAGAGCAGAAATTCATCGACGTTATGTCACAAAATCAAGTGACTCGAGCCATGTTGCATACTACAACGGCGGTGACCATGTTTAATGCTGGTATTAAAGATAACGTTTTACCACCAGCGGCAACAGCAGTAGTTAATTTTCGCCCAATGCCTGGAGATTCGCCAGAGGTGATCATCGAGCATGTGAAAAAAGCCATCAATGATGATCGTATTACCGTTCGCGACATTTCGGCTTCTACACCTGCAACAAACGTTGCTGATCCAAATGGTGAGGGTTATAAAATGCTGGAGAAGACTATCCGTCAAATCTGGGGGAATGATCTGATTGTCTCGCCATTTTTTGTAATTGGAGGCTCTGACTCTAAGCACTTCCAAGCGCGTGATTTTGCACCGGATGTGTATACCATTACAGCTCTACAACTGGAAAATGTAAAAGAGTTTGAAGGTTTCCATGGTGTGAATGAGCGAATCCTCGTTGATGAGTATGCTCGTTCAATTGGTTTTTTCTATAAGTTGATGGATAACTTAGAAACCCTTTAA
- a CDS encoding ABC transporter substrate-binding protein: protein MSRLVNVLGRLICGVLLLLVPFGLLAKQKILVIESYHQGYAWDQSYIEGLESVLGEHYQLLYFQMDTKRIPRSRHRSRGELAWQRYLDVKPDLVILGDDNALRYLGQRFAKTLVPVVYLGINNNPRRYHVHQRDNITGVLERPLIKRSISSIKPLFPNGLNRMLILFDDGITAKTVLQEIFGGDTQLRVSGVDLELRLISRWDTWKQAVNTAKDEGFDAIAFGLYHTLRDDRNKYVDASEVLQWSSQHTPLPPFSFWDFAVGKNKTIGGLVLFGYEQGRIAGEMAHTILTTDVIPQSLGPKTAEKGRYLFSRSQLERHHLTLPRKMANKANFVE from the coding sequence ATGAGCCGGTTAGTGAATGTTTTAGGTCGATTAATTTGTGGGGTTTTATTGCTGCTAGTGCCCTTTGGGTTGCTCGCGAAGCAAAAGATTTTGGTGATAGAAAGCTATCACCAAGGATACGCATGGGATCAAAGTTACATAGAAGGCTTAGAGTCAGTACTTGGCGAACACTACCAACTCTTGTATTTCCAAATGGACACCAAACGGATCCCTCGTTCACGCCATCGAAGTCGCGGTGAACTGGCTTGGCAGCGCTACCTAGATGTAAAACCCGATCTAGTTATTTTAGGTGACGATAATGCGCTCAGATATTTAGGTCAGCGATTTGCTAAAACCTTGGTGCCAGTGGTGTATTTGGGCATCAATAACAATCCACGTCGTTATCATGTACACCAACGAGATAATATTACCGGTGTTTTGGAGCGCCCTTTAATCAAGCGCTCTATTTCTAGCATTAAGCCATTGTTTCCAAATGGGCTTAATCGCATGCTCATTTTATTTGACGACGGCATCACTGCTAAAACGGTACTGCAAGAGATATTTGGTGGTGATACGCAATTGCGAGTGTCTGGAGTTGATCTAGAGTTGCGATTAATTAGCCGTTGGGACACATGGAAGCAAGCGGTTAATACAGCAAAAGATGAAGGCTTTGATGCAATAGCCTTTGGCCTTTATCACACCTTGAGAGACGACCGAAACAAATATGTTGATGCAAGTGAAGTATTACAGTGGTCGTCGCAGCATACACCGCTGCCTCCTTTCAGCTTTTGGGATTTTGCCGTAGGCAAAAACAAAACTATCGGCGGCTTAGTATTATTTGGTTACGAGCAAGGGCGCATTGCCGGCGAAATGGCACATACCATCTTAACTACTGATGTTATTCCTCAAAGTTTAGGCCCTAAAACCGCAGAAAAAGGTCGGTATTTGTTTAGCCGTAGCCAATTAGAACGTCATCACTTGACCCTACCGCGAAAAATGGCCAACAAAGCCAACTTTGTTGAGTAA
- a CDS encoding DUF3299 domain-containing protein, whose protein sequence is MKRLLLMLVLVAPFVNATETLSWNDLRPQNVQQQNLSSSDEALITEIYAYEVAQQSRNLSPMEHDGYIKRIEFAEKRGLNVRQALDELVSGKRYANAIIPDLEVKDMKLAGFLVPLEIQGMVGTQFILVPTGGACIHTPPPPVNQTILVNFPEGFKMRSLYTPVWVKGDIKAEVVSASVTLSDGNQAIETGYVIEASDIVDF, encoded by the coding sequence ATGAAACGCTTATTGCTAATGTTGGTGCTGGTAGCTCCTTTTGTTAATGCAACAGAGACCCTATCATGGAACGATCTTCGTCCCCAAAACGTGCAGCAACAAAATCTATCCTCAAGTGATGAAGCACTAATCACAGAGATCTACGCCTATGAAGTTGCGCAGCAGAGCCGCAACCTCAGTCCGATGGAACACGATGGTTACATCAAGCGAATTGAATTCGCAGAGAAACGTGGCTTGAATGTTAGACAAGCGTTGGATGAGTTGGTAAGCGGTAAGCGGTACGCTAATGCGATTATTCCAGACCTTGAAGTAAAGGATATGAAACTTGCTGGTTTTTTGGTTCCACTTGAAATACAAGGCATGGTTGGAACCCAGTTTATTCTGGTTCCTACTGGTGGTGCTTGTATTCATACGCCACCCCCTCCAGTGAATCAAACTATTTTGGTCAATTTTCCTGAGGGCTTTAAAATGCGAAGCCTTTATACTCCGGTCTGGGTTAAGGGGGATATTAAAGCAGAAGTTGTTTCTGCATCAGTAACATTGTCTGATGGAAATCAGGCGATTGAAACTGGATATGTAATTGAAGCATCTGACATTGTGGATTTTTGA
- a CDS encoding SPFH domain-containing protein has product MPMIFDYLLTVQVALLIFALFVLKSSIKFVPQNEAWVIERFGKYQSTKEAGLNFLIPMIDQVSARRSLKEQAYDVPSQAAITKDNISLSVDGVLYFRVLDPYKATYGVEDYVFAVTQLAQTTMRSEIGKIELDKTFEERDALNAKIVTQINEASASWGVAVLRYEIKDITPPASIMDSMESQMRAERERRAKILESEGEKAAAINIAEGEKQARVLQAEAEKREQVLSAEGEAEAIIAVADAQAKALMTVGQSAATPEGQKAVQLDLATKAIEAKHAIAKESSVVLLPDSSTEAGSLVAQATTILNTLNRG; this is encoded by the coding sequence ATGCCCATGATTTTTGATTATCTTCTCACCGTGCAAGTTGCGCTGTTAATTTTTGCGTTATTTGTACTTAAATCTTCGATTAAATTTGTTCCGCAAAATGAGGCATGGGTTATTGAGCGCTTTGGTAAATACCAATCGACCAAAGAAGCCGGCTTGAATTTCCTAATACCTATGATTGACCAAGTATCTGCACGCCGTTCTTTAAAAGAACAAGCCTATGACGTACCCAGCCAAGCGGCTATTACCAAAGACAACATTTCTTTGTCGGTAGATGGCGTGTTGTACTTTCGAGTACTTGACCCATACAAAGCCACTTACGGCGTAGAAGATTATGTATTTGCGGTAACTCAATTAGCGCAAACCACTATGCGTTCTGAAATTGGTAAAATTGAGCTAGATAAAACCTTCGAAGAGCGTGATGCACTTAACGCCAAAATTGTTACTCAAATTAACGAAGCCTCAGCCTCTTGGGGCGTTGCAGTGCTGCGTTACGAAATTAAAGATATTACACCGCCGGCTTCAATTATGGATTCGATGGAATCACAAATGCGCGCCGAGCGTGAACGTCGCGCTAAAATCCTAGAGTCTGAGGGTGAAAAAGCTGCCGCAATCAACATTGCTGAAGGTGAAAAACAAGCGCGAGTATTACAAGCAGAGGCAGAAAAGCGTGAGCAAGTACTAAGTGCAGAAGGTGAAGCAGAAGCGATTATTGCGGTTGCCGATGCGCAAGCCAAAGCCTTAATGACCGTGGGCCAATCGGCCGCAACCCCAGAAGGTCAAAAAGCGGTTCAGCTAGACCTTGCGACTAAAGCGATTGAAGCTAAACACGCCATTGCTAAAGAATCGAGTGTAGTATTGTTACCCGACAGCAGCACTGAAGCAGGCTCTTTAGTTGCTCAAGCCACCACCATTTTAAATACCCTAAATAGAGGCTAG
- a CDS encoding GGDEF domain-containing protein has protein sequence MERYSSSWTWLRNFLLALTVLVLVAAQWIPAKRLQIYPSGNMLVDLYSDKGQGGNSSAYWLTSNQKFVCNLESSHLPAKYCGISIKFHKPTDASTSDKYASLENIDLSDYKQLVVDADFEGPASELRFFMRSTEATNGHDLSDAKFMFTYFEKQELAEHEAKAQFNQFSIPAWWLNRYYQSRDDFTLDFSKVKEISFDIPSTSSDGEYTITVNKVEAEGKWISNESLYATIITVWLVYFTAELIRYVLHQKKNLTQSIQTLEQDVDELKHTASNDQLTGVLNRRGLLDALEENPISNNNYYLFVFDIDHFKLINDRYGHNNGDDVLRFFSRQLSAVTRSQDLFARWGGEEFVLLSQQQHEIDAFNFAERLRKLIEQQDFLLSHQGKQQHVKLSMSIGLTRVNKDEAFNQAFNRADSALYLAKDKGRNCTQLAS, from the coding sequence ATGGAACGATATTCATCTTCTTGGACTTGGCTGCGCAATTTTCTTTTAGCCCTTACCGTGCTAGTGCTTGTGGCTGCCCAATGGATACCTGCCAAGCGCCTTCAGATCTACCCCAGTGGAAACATGCTAGTGGATTTGTACTCCGATAAAGGACAAGGCGGCAACTCTAGTGCATATTGGCTAACCAGCAACCAAAAGTTTGTTTGTAACCTAGAAAGCAGCCATTTGCCGGCAAAGTATTGCGGAATAAGCATCAAGTTCCACAAGCCAACTGACGCGAGTACCTCAGACAAATACGCTTCCTTAGAAAACATCGATTTAAGTGACTATAAACAATTGGTGGTGGACGCAGATTTCGAAGGACCAGCTAGCGAACTACGCTTCTTTATGCGCAGCACCGAAGCAACCAACGGCCACGATCTGTCTGATGCAAAATTTATGTTCACCTACTTTGAGAAACAAGAACTGGCGGAGCACGAAGCGAAAGCTCAATTTAACCAATTCTCTATTCCGGCGTGGTGGCTAAATCGTTATTACCAATCACGTGATGACTTCACTTTAGACTTCTCTAAAGTTAAAGAAATATCCTTTGATATTCCTTCCACCTCGTCCGATGGCGAATACACCATCACCGTAAATAAGGTTGAAGCTGAAGGGAAGTGGATCAGCAACGAAAGCTTATATGCCACTATCATTACCGTATGGCTTGTTTATTTTACTGCCGAGTTGATTCGCTATGTGCTGCATCAGAAAAAGAATTTAACCCAGTCTATTCAGACCCTTGAGCAAGATGTAGACGAGCTAAAACACACCGCCAGTAACGACCAACTTACCGGCGTACTTAACCGTCGAGGTTTATTAGACGCTCTAGAAGAGAACCCAATAAGCAACAATAACTACTACTTATTCGTTTTTGATATTGACCACTTCAAACTGATTAACGACCGCTATGGTCATAACAATGGTGACGACGTATTGCGTTTTTTCTCACGCCAGTTAAGCGCAGTGACTCGCAGCCAAGACTTATTTGCTCGCTGGGGTGGTGAAGAGTTTGTATTGTTGTCGCAACAACAGCATGAGATAGACGCCTTTAACTTTGCCGAGCGTTTACGTAAATTAATTGAACAGCAAGACTTTTTGCTATCGCATCAAGGTAAACAACAACATGTCAAACTGAGTATGAGTATTGGTTTAACCCGGGTAAACAAAGACGAAGCCTTTAATCAAGCCTTCAATCGCGCCGACAGCGCACTTTATCTGGCTAAAGACAAAGGACGAAACTGCACTCAACTCGCCAGTTAA